The following are from one region of the Salvia hispanica cultivar TCC Black 2014 chromosome 1, UniMelb_Shisp_WGS_1.0, whole genome shotgun sequence genome:
- the LOC125201249 gene encoding uncharacterized protein LOC125201249 yields the protein MTSLIHQATIPLGDGLHAYAYIQRARIHALILLGGLIISDTTVCKVPFMWLNVFEDLKEVSTISWAMGVGKMPTLMSFFVISLMHTPYTPCGAKWHGVTEIGNAPRYSVVHYRDQLSLIHLGQFLWTPYADCILPDYCIDSTTSFLCDTYLVCWSFVEVHEADRFCR from the exons ATGACATCTCTGATCCACCAAGCGACGATACCTTTGGGTGATGGGTTGCATGCTTATGCATACATCCAAAGGGCACGTATACATGCCCTGATCTTGTTAGGGGGACTTATTATATCGGACACCACAGTGTGCAAGGTCCCCTTTATGTGGTTAAATGTCTTTGAAGATCTGAAAGAAGTATCTACTATCAGTTGGG CTATGGGCGTGGGAAAGATGCCCACATTGATGTCATTCTTTGTGATATCGCTTATGCATACGCCGTATACCCCGTGTGGAGCCaa gTGGCACGGGGTTACTGAAATAGGAAATGCTCCCCGATATTCAGTTGTTCATTATCGTGATCAATTATCACTGATTCATCTCGGCCag tttCTGTGGACACCGTATGCAGATTGTATCTTGCCTGATTACTGCATTGATTCGACTACTTCCTTCTTGTGCGACACTTACTTAGTGTGCTGGTCATTTGTCGAGGTACACGAGGCTGACCGATTTTGCCGATAA